One Thiocapsa sp. genomic window carries:
- the rng gene encoding ribonuclease G, whose amino-acid sequence MSEEILINVTPPETRVAVVENGVVQEIIIERAERCGLVGNIYKGRVCRVLPGMQAAFVDIGLDRAAFLHASDIMGPHGVPRSDQIHELVHEGDRLVVQVVKDPLGSKGARLTTNISVASRYLVCMPALASTGVSQKIEDEDERRRLRDILQRYVDAHEGEGGFIARTAADGVSEESLFRDMAFLAKLWRGIRERCAAATEIGLVHDDLPLAMRALRDLVTPEVERVRIDSRAMVDKARAFATNYIPEIKERIDYYQGERPLFDLYGVEEEIRKALQRKVQLKSGGHLVIDQTEAMTTIDINTGAFVGHRNLEETIFKTNLEAAQAICRQLRLRNLGGIIIIDFIDMSEDEHKRQVLRALEKCLARDHAKTHITEVSSLGLVEMTRKRTRESLEHVLSEPCPYCGGRGSVKTAQTTCYEIFREILRESRQFEVETLLVLASQEVIDRLLDEESAHLAELEAFIGRPIRLQAEALYTQELYDVVLI is encoded by the coding sequence GTGAGCGAAGAGATCCTGATCAATGTCACGCCGCCGGAAACCCGGGTCGCCGTGGTCGAGAACGGCGTGGTGCAGGAGATCATCATCGAGCGCGCCGAGCGTTGCGGTCTGGTCGGCAACATCTACAAGGGCCGGGTCTGTCGGGTCCTGCCCGGGATGCAGGCGGCGTTTGTCGATATCGGCCTGGATCGGGCCGCCTTCCTCCACGCCTCCGACATCATGGGGCCGCACGGCGTGCCGCGCAGCGATCAGATCCACGAGCTGGTGCACGAGGGCGATCGGCTCGTGGTGCAGGTCGTGAAGGATCCGCTCGGCTCCAAGGGTGCGCGGTTGACGACCAACATCTCTGTGGCCTCCCGATATCTGGTCTGCATGCCCGCGCTGGCGAGCACCGGGGTCTCGCAGAAGATCGAGGACGAGGACGAGCGGCGCCGTCTGCGCGACATTCTGCAGCGCTACGTCGATGCACACGAGGGCGAGGGCGGCTTCATCGCGCGCACCGCGGCGGACGGCGTGTCCGAGGAGTCGCTGTTTCGAGATATGGCCTTTCTTGCCAAGCTCTGGCGCGGGATCCGCGAGCGCTGCGCCGCGGCGACCGAGATCGGCCTGGTGCACGACGATCTGCCGCTGGCCATGCGCGCACTGCGTGATCTGGTGACGCCCGAGGTGGAGCGGGTGCGCATCGACTCGCGGGCGATGGTCGACAAGGCCAGGGCCTTTGCGACCAACTACATCCCCGAGATCAAGGAGCGCATCGACTACTACCAGGGCGAGCGCCCGCTGTTCGATCTCTACGGGGTAGAGGAGGAGATCCGCAAGGCGCTCCAGCGCAAGGTTCAGCTCAAGTCGGGCGGTCATCTGGTGATCGACCAGACCGAGGCCATGACCACCATCGACATCAACACGGGCGCCTTCGTCGGCCACCGCAATCTCGAAGAGACCATCTTCAAGACCAACCTCGAGGCGGCCCAGGCGATCTGTCGGCAACTGAGGCTGCGTAACCTCGGCGGCATTATCATCATCGATTTTATCGACATGTCCGAGGACGAGCACAAGCGCCAGGTGTTGCGTGCCTTGGAGAAGTGTCTCGCCCGGGATCACGCCAAGACCCACATCACCGAGGTCTCCTCGCTGGGCCTGGTGGAGATGACCCGCAAGCGCACCCGCGAGTCGCTCGAGCACGTGCTCTCCGAGCCTTGTCCCTACTGCGGCGGGCGCGGCTCGGTGAAGACCGCTCAGACGACCTGCTATGAGATCTTTCGCGAGATCCTGCGCGAGTCGCGTCAGTTCGAGGTCGAAACCCTGCTGGTGCTGGCCTCGCAGGAGGTCATCGACCGTCTACTCGACGAGGAGTCGGCCCATCTCGCCGAGCTCGAGGCCTTCATCGGCCGCCCGATCCGACTTCAGGCCGAGGCGCTCTACACCCAAGAACTGTACGACGTGGTTCTGATCTGA